In Microscilla marina ATCC 23134, a single window of DNA contains:
- a CDS encoding leucine-rich repeat domain-containing protein has product MEEQEYTSKIKSLLYSIDKANQALAFELMRGSGVPPLLSQELAEKYIIECLSNDFTSLFAHTEKLNLSRQKLDTIPPALGKLPKLKFLFLPFNNFDQLPAEMGNLSSLKRIYLDGNRLAGFPASFTQLQNLERISLVGNRLTQVPPEVLAMHNMRWLDVSHNQITQLPEDIGKLNQMEFLTLSYNQITRLPDSMRKLTKLTSLSLEHNPLSQQEIEKIRRWLPKAQVRF; this is encoded by the coding sequence ACAAGTAAAATAAAAAGCTTGCTATATAGTATTGACAAGGCAAACCAGGCGTTGGCGTTTGAGTTGATGCGTGGCAGCGGAGTACCCCCTTTATTAAGTCAGGAACTTGCCGAGAAATATATTATAGAATGTCTTTCCAATGATTTTACCAGCCTTTTTGCCCACACTGAAAAGCTCAACCTAAGTCGGCAAAAACTCGACACCATTCCCCCTGCCCTGGGCAAATTGCCTAAGCTAAAATTTTTATTTTTACCTTTCAACAATTTTGATCAACTACCCGCCGAAATGGGCAACTTGAGTAGCCTTAAACGTATTTACCTGGACGGTAATCGTTTGGCAGGATTTCCAGCATCTTTTACTCAGCTACAAAACCTAGAACGTATATCGCTTGTGGGTAATCGCCTTACTCAAGTTCCCCCCGAGGTGCTTGCCATGCACAACATGCGTTGGTTAGACGTAAGCCACAATCAAATCACCCAGTTGCCCGAAGACATAGGTAAACTTAACCAAATGGAGTTTTTAACCTTGAGCTACAATCAAATCACCCGATTGCCCGACAGCATGCGTAAACTGACCAAGCTGACCAGTCTTTCACTAGAGCATAACCCACTGAGCCAACAAGAGATAGAAAAAATACGTCGCTGGTTGCCCAAAGCCCAGGTTCGGTTTTAG
- a CDS encoding DUF1015 domain-containing protein, which produces MAEILPFKAWRYNEFLTEKLLSLSAPLSETIFQQQEAALYQEPYHNFHIASPSDAPPFENISRRISNWKLDGVIRQDNLPGIYVYYQYFQSKGDKKMSCRKGFVCLIRTSDFEDQVVLPHEMTVPAAVKFRTGLLQHTDMHTTPTHGLYTDDEELLEHYLDESIEHPIYDITDAHQTRHVVSIIQDQQVVNTFMQILRTKKVFLADGHHRYESSLNYKNTLQNNNPYHQGNEPYNYHMMWLTNTASSDLGILPTHRMVHRLPKGMSEAQLLKKLEQYFEVTLKEDIKQALGAAAPTDNLWKFVLIFKNSSYILSLKPEALNDFDLEIPEVVKKLDVSVMHYFIFDRIMGFPWSNQFEYLSFSQNYRECIKQVQEGTEQLAVLTRKVTFEEIKNVCKSGNTMPAKATYFFPKVLGGLVFGSVKPEEF; this is translated from the coding sequence ATGGCAGAAATTTTACCTTTTAAGGCATGGCGTTATAATGAGTTTTTAACTGAAAAGTTGCTCAGTTTAAGTGCCCCGTTATCCGAAACTATTTTTCAACAACAAGAAGCGGCTCTTTACCAAGAGCCTTACCACAACTTTCATATTGCATCGCCCAGCGATGCTCCTCCTTTTGAAAACATCAGCCGTAGAATAAGCAACTGGAAATTAGACGGCGTAATACGTCAGGACAACTTGCCTGGTATTTATGTATATTATCAGTATTTTCAGAGCAAAGGCGATAAAAAGATGTCTTGTCGCAAGGGTTTTGTTTGCCTGATTAGAACCTCCGATTTTGAAGACCAGGTGGTATTGCCTCACGAAATGACTGTACCCGCAGCAGTAAAGTTTCGTACAGGGTTGTTGCAGCACACCGATATGCACACTACACCCACCCATGGTTTGTATACCGACGATGAAGAACTTCTGGAACACTACTTGGACGAAAGCATCGAACATCCAATATACGACATTACTGACGCCCACCAAACCCGTCATGTTGTAAGCATTATTCAAGACCAACAAGTGGTCAATACGTTTATGCAAATTTTGCGTACCAAAAAAGTGTTTCTGGCAGATGGTCACCATCGGTACGAAAGCTCGCTTAATTATAAAAATACCCTTCAAAATAACAACCCCTATCACCAAGGCAATGAGCCATACAATTACCACATGATGTGGCTTACCAATACTGCATCGAGCGACTTGGGCATATTGCCTACCCATCGTATGGTGCACCGTTTGCCAAAGGGAATGAGTGAAGCTCAATTATTGAAAAAGCTTGAACAATATTTTGAGGTAACCCTCAAAGAAGACATCAAACAAGCATTGGGAGCGGCTGCGCCTACCGATAATCTCTGGAAATTTGTCCTTATTTTTAAGAATAGCTCTTATATCTTATCTTTAAAACCCGAAGCGCTCAACGACTTTGACCTGGAAATACCAGAGGTAGTAAAAAAACTGGATGTGTCGGTGATGCATTATTTTATCTTTGACCGTATCATGGGGTTTCCGTGGAGCAACCAGTTTGAGTACTTGAGTTTTTCGCAAAACTACCGTGAGTGCATCAAGCAAGTGCAAGAGGGCACCGAACAGTTGGCAGTGCTTACCCGTAAAGTGACTTTTGAAGAGATAAAAAATGTGTGCAAAAGTGGAAATACAATGCCAGCAAAAGCTACTTACTTTTTTCCGAAAGTATTGGGAGGGTTGGTGTTTGGGTCGGTAAAACCAGAGGAGTTTTAA
- a CDS encoding GNAT family N-acetyltransferase, whose product MIRSYTQADKAAVLQLLQANTPTFFDPSEEADFVHYLTNELEDYFVIEQNHQLLGCGGINYLIADKTARISWDMLHPEAQGKGWGAKLVQHRLDHIKTKPEIATVIVRTSQLAYQFYQKCGFVLQEVTKDYWAKGFDLYYMVLELV is encoded by the coding sequence ATGATAAGATCTTATACCCAAGCCGATAAAGCTGCTGTGCTACAACTGTTACAAGCCAATACTCCGACGTTTTTTGACCCTTCCGAAGAAGCCGACTTTGTTCATTACCTGACCAATGAACTAGAAGATTACTTTGTGATCGAACAAAATCATCAGTTGTTGGGCTGTGGGGGAATCAATTACTTGATAGCAGATAAAACCGCTCGTATTTCGTGGGACATGCTGCACCCTGAAGCTCAAGGAAAGGGGTGGGGGGCAAAGTTGGTGCAACACCGTCTTGATCACATCAAAACCAAACCTGAGATAGCGACTGTAATAGTGCGTACCAGTCAGCTGGCTTATCAGTTTTACCAAAAGTGTGGTTTTGTGCTACAGGAAGTCACCAAAGACTATTGGGCAAAGGGTTTTGACTTGTATTATATGGTTTTAGAGCTTGTTTAA